A part of Populus alba chromosome 8, ASM523922v2, whole genome shotgun sequence genomic DNA contains:
- the LOC118053817 gene encoding protein TIFY 6B isoform X2 yields MERDFLGLSSKEPLAVVKEEVNADGCKESGSGMQWPFSNKVSAPRHSTAEIQMFPVSNHAIPISMGNHFFKNHYPATGQNMDGTGTTTKPQLLGGIPVTAPHSILPMVGSVAGVTDSSVQASGSPAQLTIFYAGSVNVYDDISPEKAQAIMFLAGNGSSISSNLAQPTVQVQESSSKPAAADLSPVNQPRVSTPPYSRLSSPSHTGAQSGSGSTSTEEIMATKTTGAVTTHVTKPEHPKTANVVGSVTTTTMIPSVPQARKASLARFLEKRKERVMNAAPYNLNKKSPHFTSPEPY; encoded by the exons ATGGAAAGAGATTTTTTGGGTTTGAGTTCAAAAGAACCATTGGCTGTGGTTAAGGAGGAGGTAAACGCTGATGGTTGTAAAGAGTCAg GTTCAGGGATGCAGTGGCCCTTCTCTAACAAGGTCTCCGCCCCTCGTCACTCCACGGCTGAAATCCAG ATGTTTCCAGTCTCCAATCATGCAATTCCAATTTCTATGGGAAACCATTTCTTCAAGAATCATTATCCAGCAACTGGTCAGAATATGGATGGGACTGGGACTACCACGAAGCCACAGTTGCTAGGAGGAATTCCTGTCACAGCTCCACATTCAATTCTTCCAATGGTTGGTTCTGTTGCTGGGGTAACAGACTCAAG TGTCCAGGCATCTGGGTCTCCTGCTCAGTTGACCATCTTTTATGCTGGCTCAGTCAATGTCTATGATGATATATCCCCTGAGAAg GCTCAGGCAATCATGTTCTTGGCTGGAAATGGGTCTTCCATTTCTTCTAACTTAGCACAGCCAACAGTCCAAGTCCAGGAATCTAGCTCTAAGCCAGCAGCAGCTGATCTTAGTCCCGTGAACCAACCTAGAGTGTCCACTCCACCATACTCTCGTCTCTCAAGCCCATCACATACTGGTGCCCAATCAGGGAGTGGGTCAACTAGTACTGAGGAAATCATGGCAACTAAAACCACAGGAGCTGTGACCACTCATGTTACCAAACCAGAGCATCCAAAGACAGCAAATGTAGTGGGATCTGTTACTACAACCACCATGATACCATCTG TCCCTCAGGCTCGAAAAGCATCCTTGGCTCGGTTTTTAGAGAAGCGCAAGGAAAG GGTGATGAATGCGGCGCCATACAACCTCAATAAGAAATCTCCACACTTTACCAGCCCTGAACCCTATTAA
- the LOC118053817 gene encoding protein TIFY 6B isoform X1 — translation MERDFLGLSSKEPLAVVKEEVNADGCKESGSGMQWPFSNKVSAPRHSTAEIQKLFNLNRQGGTHFSLTAYPVQHDVHSMHHPHDVKMFPVSNHAIPISMGNHFFKNHYPATGQNMDGTGTTTKPQLLGGIPVTAPHSILPMVGSVAGVTDSSVQASGSPAQLTIFYAGSVNVYDDISPEKAQAIMFLAGNGSSISSNLAQPTVQVQESSSKPAAADLSPVNQPRVSTPPYSRLSSPSHTGAQSGSGSTSTEEIMATKTTGAVTTHVTKPEHPKTANVVGSVTTTTMIPSVPQARKASLARFLEKRKERVMNAAPYNLNKKSPHFTSPEPY, via the exons ATGGAAAGAGATTTTTTGGGTTTGAGTTCAAAAGAACCATTGGCTGTGGTTAAGGAGGAGGTAAACGCTGATGGTTGTAAAGAGTCAg GTTCAGGGATGCAGTGGCCCTTCTCTAACAAGGTCTCCGCCCCTCGTCACTCCACGGCTGAAATCCAG AAATTATTCAATCTCAATAGACAAGGTGGGACTCATTTTTCACTGACTGCTTATCCTGTGCAACACGATGTGCATTCTATGCACCATCCTCATGACGTGAAGATGTTTCCAGTCTCCAATCATGCAATTCCAATTTCTATGGGAAACCATTTCTTCAAGAATCATTATCCAGCAACTGGTCAGAATATGGATGGGACTGGGACTACCACGAAGCCACAGTTGCTAGGAGGAATTCCTGTCACAGCTCCACATTCAATTCTTCCAATGGTTGGTTCTGTTGCTGGGGTAACAGACTCAAG TGTCCAGGCATCTGGGTCTCCTGCTCAGTTGACCATCTTTTATGCTGGCTCAGTCAATGTCTATGATGATATATCCCCTGAGAAg GCTCAGGCAATCATGTTCTTGGCTGGAAATGGGTCTTCCATTTCTTCTAACTTAGCACAGCCAACAGTCCAAGTCCAGGAATCTAGCTCTAAGCCAGCAGCAGCTGATCTTAGTCCCGTGAACCAACCTAGAGTGTCCACTCCACCATACTCTCGTCTCTCAAGCCCATCACATACTGGTGCCCAATCAGGGAGTGGGTCAACTAGTACTGAGGAAATCATGGCAACTAAAACCACAGGAGCTGTGACCACTCATGTTACCAAACCAGAGCATCCAAAGACAGCAAATGTAGTGGGATCTGTTACTACAACCACCATGATACCATCTG TCCCTCAGGCTCGAAAAGCATCCTTGGCTCGGTTTTTAGAGAAGCGCAAGGAAAG GGTGATGAATGCGGCGCCATACAACCTCAATAAGAAATCTCCACACTTTACCAGCCCTGAACCCTATTAA